AATAGAGAAATTGGAATATCTATCCACTTGCACCGATTAATAAGAGAAATAGAGAAGCTGGGTGCGATAAGGAAAAGCCGAGCGGTCTGGCCGGGGTCAATGTGGTAATCTTTATACACCCTTGAGATGCCCTCGATATTTTTTGAAATATAATCGTAATAATCCATACCCTGAACCAGCATTGTATCGTCCTCAACAACTTTTAGTTCGGCGACAACCAGCGCATTACCGCTATCCACCATTAAAACATCGAGTGGTCCCCTTTCTGTGCTTCTCTGATGATCAACATATCGAACTCCCTCTTCAATTAAACTTGCCCCCTGTCTTACCAGATCTTCGAGCTGTTTTTCCGATACCTCAATGGATTTATATTGCTTCATACTCTTAGCATAGGTCTGTTCTATAAAAACTTCAAGTAAACAAAAAAAACGCCGAAATGGCGATTCCTTGGAACTTCTCGATCCCGAATAAAGTTCTATATCCTAGACGGGTACGGCTCTTGGACACCCCCGGAGCCGTCCGAGAGCCGTCGTGAAAATAGGTTCAAATGACCCGTCTCGGACGGCCACGATACTGCGTGGACTGATGCTGCGAGGCTTGGATTCGAACCAAGATAAGCGGCTTCAAAGGCCACTGTCCTACCATTAGACGACCTCGCAATGTGCCTTATAAATACCTTATTTTTCGCCTAATTTCAAGGCCTCAATGACAGCAAGCTCCAAAGGTAGCTGCGGGATTGAAGAATACTTCATCTTGTTTTCCGCTTCCATAAAAAGCTTCAGGGCGTTTCTTAAGTCCGCTTCCGGAAAAATCGCAACCTGGGACTGGAGCTTTAACTGCTCTTCGCCAGTCAAACCGATAATAATGGGATTTGAGGGCTCCACTCCGATCTTCAGAATCAGGCCCTGGCGCAGATAATTGATGACGGCCTTGGCGAACTCCTGCACATCCTTGCCTTTTTCCATGATTTCATTCAGAAAGCCGATGGCTTCCCCGGCCTTTTTTTCGCAAAGGAACCCGACAAAGTCACTCACGATTTTCACATCCACCATGCCCAGAAGCTCCTTTAAATCTTCAGCCTTGATGATCCCGGTGCGCCCCAAGGTGCCCGAAAACGTCAGAGCCTGGTCAAGCAGCCCTTCGGCATCCCTGACAGCCCCTCCCGAATTCAACGCGATAAGCTCCAAAGCCGGCTTCTCAATATGGACTCCCTCTTTTTTTGCCACCATTTCCAGCCTTGCGATGATTTCGGGCAAAGTCAGTTTCCTGAAATCAAATCTCTGGCAGCGTGAAATGATCGTCGGGATCATTTTATGGATCTCGGTGGTAGCCAGGATAAACACGGCGTGCGAAGGCGGCTCTTCCAGGGTTTTTAATAAGGCGTTGGCCGCTTCCTTGGTGAGCTGGTGTGATTCGTCGATGATAAAAACCTTGTATTTGGATTTGACCGGGCGGAACTTAATGCCGTCCCTCAATTCCCTGATTTCATCCACCCCCCTGTTGGAAGCTGCGTCAATTTCGGTAAGATCAATGCTTCTGCCCTCGTTGATTTCCAAACACGAAGAGCATTTATTGCACGGCTCGAATTCTCCGGGCTTCCTGCCTTCGCAATTCAGGGACTTGGCCAAAAGACGGGCAATGGTAGTTTTGCCCGAACCGCGCGGCCCGCAGAATAAATAAGCGTGCGAGGTCGTGCCCGAAATCAAAGCGTTCGTCAGAGTCTGGACGACGTGCTCCTGCCCAGTGATTTCCGAAAATAATTTCGGACGATATTTTCTATACAATACTAAAT
This genomic window from Patescibacteria group bacterium contains:
- the dnaX gene encoding DNA polymerase III subunit gamma/tau; the encoded protein is LVLYRKYRPKLFSEITGQEHVVQTLTNALISGTTSHAYLFCGPRGSGKTTIARLLAKSLNCEGRKPGEFEPCNKCSSCLEINEGRSIDLTEIDAASNRGVDEIRELRDGIKFRPVKSKYKVFIIDESHQLTKEAANALLKTLEEPPSHAVFILATTEIHKMIPTIISRCQRFDFRKLTLPEIIARLEMVAKKEGVHIEKPALELIALNSGGAVRDAEGLLDQALTFSGTLGRTGIIKAEDLKELLGMVDVKIVSDFVGFLCEKKAGEAIGFLNEIMEKGKDVQEFAKAVINYLRQGLILKIGVEPSNPIIIGLTGEEQLKLQSQVAIFPEADLRNALKLFMEAENKMKYSSIPQLPLELAVIEALKLGEK